A genome region from Brooklawnia propionicigenes includes the following:
- a CDS encoding class I SAM-dependent methyltransferase — protein sequence MFDDVARRYDLMNDLMTFGQVRFWRKAVLAAIAPQPGERILDLAAGTGTSSEPLARAGAIAFPTDLSLGMLTEGHHRYPDLRFVAGDALALPFADDSFDAVTISYGLRNVHDTRAGLAELLRVTRPGGRILVCEFSTPTWTPFRVAYRWYMHHVMPRFRVVSSNAPAYDYLVESILAWPDQRSLAELMTEVGWRDVQWKNLTGGIVAMHRGWVK from the coding sequence ATGTTCGACGACGTTGCCCGCCGTTACGACCTGATGAACGACCTGATGACCTTCGGCCAGGTCAGGTTCTGGCGCAAGGCCGTGCTGGCCGCGATCGCACCCCAGCCGGGCGAGCGCATCCTCGATCTGGCTGCCGGCACCGGCACGTCGTCCGAACCGCTGGCCCGAGCCGGTGCCATCGCGTTCCCCACGGACCTGTCGCTCGGCATGCTCACCGAAGGACATCACCGCTACCCCGATCTGCGGTTCGTGGCCGGCGACGCGCTGGCGCTGCCGTTCGCCGACGACAGCTTCGACGCGGTGACGATCAGCTACGGCCTGCGCAATGTGCACGACACCCGGGCCGGGCTGGCCGAACTGCTGCGGGTCACCAGGCCGGGCGGACGCATCCTGGTCTGCGAGTTCAGCACCCCCACCTGGACGCCGTTCCGCGTCGCCTACCGCTGGTACATGCATCATGTGATGCCCCGCTTCCGGGTGGTCTCGTCGAACGCACCGGCCTACGACTACCTGGTGGAGTCGATCCTGGCCTGGCCCGACCAGCGCAGCCTGGCCGAGCTGATGACCGAGGTGGGCTGGCGGGACGTCCAGTGGAAGAACCTGACCGGCGGCATCGTCGCCATGCATCGCGGCTGGGTGAAGTGA
- a CDS encoding TM0106 family RecB-like putative nuclease: protein MEEPDRRHRRHASRLGEVSLPDDPVLLDSYAAIRCPVKVQNHFDTSISSPVGGSMAGVRISSELQAERFASREFIDQMLDRLARVTGALDLRLLAGEDLAVIRDATRDAVGSGVPLIIAPQLPIDYAGHRWGSPSVLVRGADHAEGTPGYLPVHVKPKRMLERHSRAHQLAGSPLATPWHGERLEMTDARLRTGRENDQLQLAHFWRLLEAAGWQSAGEPVAGIIGKDTVRRTFFTEGERASEPALSLASGPGSSGTQMVAWVELSRKQIRTFSRTSSSGWTLRSPLERYDHEHTFRVNLARAARERAHGETGVGPMVRPIFVRECSSCQWWAVCAPILGSDDLSLRIDKSPLDVREVSVLRSLGIQSIHDLATTDLDALLPRYLPEVRHRDHADDRLLLAARRARMISSGVDLERTTRGAIGLPSSQIEIDWDIETSAADRIYLWGFWVAGSDDWQSGRYAWFGEFRDLDAEGEIRLAIQAMSWLTSMLAEHPHTRVYHYSDYEMVHLTKLVQVSKSPELRQALDLLRSAHVDLFTVIRKHFFGAHGLGLKTVAHAGAGFSWRDDSPGGLNSQSWFAEAAHGPDPRTRDDARQRVLDYNEDDVRATAALRAWLRAEHGDQHLDAVHRPAEIFE, encoded by the coding sequence GTGGAAGAACCTGACCGGCGGCATCGTCGCCATGCATCGCGGCTGGGTGAAGTGAGCCTGCCGGACGATCCGGTTCTGCTCGATTCCTACGCAGCGATCCGTTGCCCGGTGAAGGTGCAGAACCATTTCGATACCTCGATCTCGTCGCCGGTGGGCGGCAGTATGGCCGGGGTGCGCATCAGCAGCGAGCTTCAGGCCGAGCGTTTCGCCAGCCGGGAGTTCATCGACCAGATGCTCGACCGGCTGGCCCGCGTCACCGGAGCGCTGGATCTGCGGCTGCTGGCCGGTGAAGACCTGGCGGTCATCCGCGACGCCACCCGCGACGCGGTGGGCTCGGGTGTGCCGCTGATCATCGCCCCGCAATTGCCGATCGACTACGCCGGACACCGCTGGGGCAGCCCGTCGGTGCTGGTCCGGGGCGCCGACCATGCCGAGGGAACACCCGGCTATCTGCCCGTCCACGTGAAGCCGAAGCGGATGCTGGAGCGCCACAGCCGCGCCCATCAGCTGGCCGGCAGCCCGCTGGCGACCCCGTGGCACGGCGAGCGGCTCGAGATGACCGATGCCCGGCTGCGCACCGGACGCGAGAACGATCAGCTGCAGCTCGCCCACTTCTGGCGGCTCCTGGAGGCGGCCGGCTGGCAGTCGGCCGGGGAGCCGGTCGCCGGCATCATCGGCAAGGACACCGTGCGCCGCACCTTCTTCACCGAGGGTGAGCGGGCCAGCGAACCGGCGCTGAGCCTGGCGAGCGGGCCGGGATCATCGGGAACCCAGATGGTCGCCTGGGTGGAGTTGAGCCGCAAGCAGATCCGCACCTTCTCGCGAACATCATCGTCCGGCTGGACGCTGCGTTCGCCGCTGGAACGCTACGACCACGAGCACACCTTCCGGGTCAACCTGGCCCGGGCGGCCCGCGAGCGCGCGCACGGCGAGACCGGCGTCGGCCCGATGGTGCGGCCCATCTTCGTCCGCGAATGCAGCTCCTGCCAGTGGTGGGCGGTATGCGCGCCGATCCTGGGTTCGGACGATCTGTCGCTGCGCATCGACAAGTCACCGCTCGACGTCCGCGAGGTCAGCGTGCTGCGCAGTCTCGGCATCCAGTCCATCCACGACCTGGCGACCACCGACCTGGACGCGCTGCTGCCGCGTTATTTGCCCGAGGTGCGCCACCGCGATCATGCGGACGACCGGCTGCTGCTGGCTGCCCGCCGGGCCCGGATGATCAGCAGCGGGGTCGACCTGGAGCGGACCACCCGTGGTGCCATCGGGTTGCCGTCGTCGCAGATCGAGATCGACTGGGATATCGAGACCTCGGCAGCCGACCGGATCTATCTGTGGGGGTTCTGGGTGGCCGGCAGCGACGACTGGCAATCGGGGCGCTATGCCTGGTTCGGTGAGTTCCGCGATCTGGACGCCGAGGGCGAGATCCGGCTGGCGATCCAGGCGATGAGCTGGCTGACCTCGATGCTGGCCGAGCATCCGCACACCCGCGTCTATCACTACTCGGACTACGAGATGGTGCACCTCACCAAACTCGTTCAGGTCTCCAAGTCCCCGGAGCTGCGCCAGGCCCTGGACCTGCTCCGCAGCGCCCATGTGGACCTGTTCACCGTGATCAGGAAGCACTTCTTCGGCGCGCACGGGCTCGGCCTGAAGACGGTCGCGCATGCGGGTGCGGGATTCAGCTGGCGCGACGACTCCCCCGGTGGGCTCAATTCGCAGAGCTGGTTCGCCGAGGCTGCGCACGGTCCCGACCCGCGGACCCGGGACGACGCCCGGCAGCGCGTCCTCGACTACAACGAGGACGACGTACGGGCGACGGCCGCACTGCGGGCCTGGCTACGCGCCGAACACGGCGACCAGCACCTCGATGCCGTGCACCGGCCGGCCGAGATATTCGAGTAG
- a CDS encoding o-succinylbenzoate synthase yields the protein MFAGVFDEVFVYSIPMRLPMRNITTREGMLLRRRDRWSEWSPFLEYSDADAARWLQASLLRTDPEIRRDRIPVNVTIPVVSPRRAADLVRCSGCRTAKVKVADPNSCLEDDLARLASVRAALGDEGAVRVDANGAWSVDRAERALTAMAAYNLQYAEQPCASVEELAELRRRLRDKQIDVPIAADESIRRAEDPYRVAELDAADVIVLKTQPLGGWRRCVELATDLGLPAVISSALETSVGIWAGLQAAAALPSLDLACGLNTVKMLADDVIDQPLIATDGYLVLGERPIPSPIALLRVRADSARQTWWRDRLNRCLALAMDKH from the coding sequence ATGTTCGCCGGAGTCTTCGACGAGGTATTTGTCTACAGCATCCCCATGCGTCTGCCGATGCGCAATATCACCACCCGTGAAGGCATGCTGCTGCGTCGCCGGGACCGGTGGAGCGAGTGGAGCCCCTTCCTCGAGTACTCGGACGCCGACGCCGCCCGCTGGCTGCAGGCATCGCTGCTGAGAACCGATCCGGAGATCAGGCGCGACCGTATCCCGGTCAATGTCACCATTCCGGTCGTCTCGCCGCGCCGCGCAGCCGACCTGGTGCGCTGCTCGGGCTGCCGAACCGCCAAGGTCAAGGTCGCCGACCCCAACTCCTGCCTGGAAGACGACCTCGCGCGGCTCGCGTCGGTACGTGCCGCACTCGGCGACGAGGGTGCGGTCAGGGTGGACGCGAATGGCGCCTGGAGTGTCGATCGCGCCGAACGGGCGCTGACCGCGATGGCGGCCTACAACTTGCAGTATGCCGAGCAGCCGTGCGCCAGCGTCGAAGAGCTGGCCGAGCTGCGGCGCCGGCTGCGAGACAAGCAGATCGACGTGCCGATCGCCGCGGACGAGTCGATCCGCCGGGCCGAGGACCCCTACCGGGTCGCCGAACTCGATGCCGCCGACGTGATCGTGCTGAAGACCCAGCCGTTGGGTGGCTGGCGTCGCTGCGTCGAGTTGGCCACCGATCTGGGCTTGCCTGCTGTGATCAGTTCTGCTTTGGAGACCAGTGTCGGCATCTGGGCGGGCCTGCAGGCCGCGGCAGCATTGCCGTCCCTCGACCTGGCGTGTGGCCTCAACACCGTCAAGATGCTCGCCGACGATGTGATCGATCAGCCCCTGATCGCCACCGACGGCTATCTGGTGCTGGGGGAGCGCCCGATACCGTCGCCCATCGCGCTGCTGCGTGTTCGCGCGGACTCCGCGCGCCAGACCTGGTGGCGCGACCGGCTCAACCGCTGCCTCGCACTGGCCATGGACAAGCACTGA
- the menD gene encoding 2-succinyl-5-enolpyruvyl-6-hydroxy-3-cyclohexene-1-carboxylic-acid synthase, which produces MGSAGLGLTLAEGLASAGITQVVVCPGSRSTPVALALARLAGEGRVRLHTRTDERAGGFLALGLARAGGAAAVLVTSGTAVGNLMPAVMEARASGVMLVVITADRPATLVGTGANQTTHQVGIFGRHVVGDLALAGSDDAPAAWSAQLSRLFAAGFGLRTREPGPVHINAAFTEPFVDDLMADPEPTRLTSVARSRPAVPAQLVAGPRTVVLAGDAPAQVGHRARELAETARLPLFAEPSSNARSGRCAIAGYRLLLDTALGERIERVLVFGHPTLSRPVHRLLSRRDIELVVVSPSASWPDPGWAASQVCDDVELAPGDDDWLNEWRLVDRELPTDPSPAGRRAAGRGGGVLTGQSVADAVVASAPQNLVFGASSLIRNADLSPIADPVPDDPPTICWANRGLSGIDGVISTAAGIALATARPATVLIGDLGFLHDAGSLHIPAGQPVPDLRIVVGDDDGGSIFGTLEVADAPCYQPLFAMPHGRDLAAIAEGYGWPARRVDGVDELLEYLGRPVHGIEVLVAVFGA; this is translated from the coding sequence ATGGGCTCAGCCGGTTTGGGACTGACGCTGGCCGAGGGGCTGGCGTCGGCGGGCATCACGCAGGTCGTGGTCTGCCCGGGTTCACGCAGCACGCCGGTGGCGCTGGCCCTGGCCCGCCTGGCCGGCGAGGGCAGAGTCCGGCTGCACACCAGAACCGATGAACGCGCTGGCGGCTTCCTCGCCCTGGGGCTGGCCAGGGCGGGCGGGGCAGCGGCGGTGCTGGTGACCTCGGGAACCGCGGTCGGCAATCTGATGCCGGCGGTGATGGAGGCCCGCGCGTCCGGGGTGATGCTGGTGGTCATCACGGCCGATCGTCCGGCCACGTTGGTGGGCACCGGCGCCAACCAGACCACCCATCAGGTAGGCATCTTCGGCCGCCATGTCGTCGGCGACCTGGCGCTGGCCGGCAGCGACGACGCGCCCGCAGCGTGGTCCGCGCAACTGTCGCGGCTGTTCGCGGCAGGGTTCGGGCTGCGCACCCGCGAGCCCGGCCCGGTGCACATCAACGCCGCCTTCACCGAACCCTTCGTCGATGATCTGATGGCCGATCCGGAGCCGACCAGGCTGACCTCGGTCGCCCGTTCGCGTCCGGCCGTGCCGGCCCAGCTGGTCGCGGGCCCGCGCACCGTCGTGCTGGCCGGGGACGCCCCCGCCCAGGTCGGGCACCGCGCCCGCGAACTGGCCGAGACCGCCCGGCTGCCGCTTTTCGCCGAACCGTCCAGCAATGCACGTTCGGGCCGGTGCGCGATCGCCGGGTACCGGCTGCTGCTCGACACCGCACTGGGCGAGCGCATCGAGCGCGTCCTGGTCTTCGGCCATCCCACCTTGTCGAGGCCGGTTCATCGGCTGCTCAGCCGGCGCGACATCGAACTGGTCGTGGTCAGCCCCTCGGCGAGCTGGCCGGATCCGGGATGGGCCGCCAGCCAGGTCTGCGATGATGTCGAGCTGGCTCCCGGCGACGATGACTGGCTGAACGAGTGGCGGCTGGTCGACCGCGAGCTGCCCACCGACCCGAGTCCGGCCGGCCGGCGCGCCGCAGGCCGTGGCGGCGGTGTGCTGACCGGGCAGTCGGTCGCCGATGCCGTGGTCGCGTCCGCACCGCAGAACTTGGTGTTCGGCGCGTCCAGCCTGATCCGCAACGCGGACCTTTCCCCGATCGCCGACCCGGTACCCGACGACCCGCCGACCATCTGCTGGGCCAACCGGGGACTGTCCGGCATCGACGGGGTGATCTCGACCGCCGCGGGCATCGCGTTGGCCACCGCTCGCCCCGCGACCGTGCTGATCGGCGACCTGGGCTTCCTGCACGACGCCGGCTCCCTGCACATCCCGGCCGGTCAGCCGGTGCCTGATCTGCGCATCGTGGTCGGAGACGACGACGGTGGCAGCATCTTCGGCACGCTCGAGGTCGCCGATGCGCCCTGCTACCAGCCGCTTTTCGCCATGCCCCACGGACGCGATCTGGCCGCGATCGCCGAAGGCTACGGCTGGCCCGCCCGACGCGTCGACGGCGTCGATGAGCTACTCGAATATCTCGGCCGGCCGGTGCACGGCATCGAGGTGCTGGTCGCCGTGTTCGGCGCGTAG
- a CDS encoding isochorismate synthase, with protein MIINPGSSRLHASTIWIDDPGPLTDFLCAEDACFLRGSDGFVALGEVARHESTSMTEADAWWRQMVSEIENESEMPGRFGTGPLTYGTFCFDPGHTEYSSVLIVPEIIIGRHRGHSWLTQIGYDRVSPELPPCHSKPSPPTGLRFSSGSITESEWMGVVRDMTLRIRAGQASKVVLARDIEARTDGPIDPRWPLRQLLASYGSCWNYLIDGLVGSTPEMLVRRERGLTTSRVLAGTVPRVEGVDDAQRAAQLVSSAKDLEEHRFAVNSVIESLRGHLLAMHVPEAPYVLTLPNVLHLATDICGISEPGLSTLALADAAHPSAAVCGAPTDVARQLIAHYEQLDRGRFAGPVGWMDAQGDGEWAVALRCGQIDATDATRMRLYAGGGIMAASDPHAELVETDAKFSPMKAALRETL; from the coding sequence GTGATCATCAACCCGGGGTCATCTCGTCTGCATGCCTCCACTATCTGGATCGACGACCCTGGCCCGCTCACCGACTTCCTCTGCGCCGAAGACGCCTGCTTCCTGCGGGGCTCCGACGGCTTCGTCGCCCTGGGCGAAGTCGCGCGCCACGAAAGCACGTCGATGACCGAGGCGGACGCCTGGTGGCGCCAGATGGTGTCCGAGATCGAGAACGAGTCGGAGATGCCGGGGCGCTTCGGCACCGGTCCGCTGACCTACGGCACCTTCTGTTTCGATCCTGGCCACACCGAGTACTCCTCGGTGCTGATCGTCCCGGAGATCATCATCGGCCGGCACCGGGGCCACTCCTGGCTGACCCAAATCGGATACGACCGGGTGAGCCCCGAGTTGCCGCCCTGCCACTCGAAGCCCAGCCCACCCACCGGGTTGCGGTTCAGCTCCGGAAGCATCACCGAGAGCGAGTGGATGGGCGTGGTCCGCGACATGACCCTGCGCATCCGCGCCGGCCAGGCGAGCAAGGTCGTGCTGGCCCGCGACATCGAGGCGCGCACCGACGGCCCGATAGACCCCCGCTGGCCGCTGCGCCAGCTGCTGGCCAGCTACGGTTCCTGCTGGAATTACCTGATCGACGGGCTGGTCGGGTCGACCCCCGAGATGCTGGTGCGCCGTGAACGCGGCCTGACCACCTCGCGGGTGCTGGCCGGCACCGTTCCCCGGGTCGAGGGAGTGGACGACGCCCAGCGGGCCGCCCAGCTGGTCTCGTCCGCGAAGGATCTGGAGGAACACCGCTTCGCGGTGAACTCGGTGATCGAGTCCCTGCGCGGGCATCTGCTGGCCATGCATGTGCCCGAGGCACCCTATGTGTTGACGCTGCCGAATGTGCTGCATCTGGCCACCGACATCTGCGGCATCTCGGAGCCCGGGCTGAGCACGCTGGCGCTGGCCGACGCCGCCCATCCGTCGGCCGCGGTCTGTGGTGCACCGACCGATGTGGCCCGGCAGCTGATCGCCCACTACGAGCAGTTGGACCGTGGACGGTTCGCCGGGCCCGTGGGCTGGATGGACGCCCAGGGCGACGGCGAGTGGGCGGTCGCGCTGCGCTGCGGTCAGATCGACGCCACCGACGCCACCCGGATGCGGTTGTACGCAGGCGGAGGGATCATGGCCGCGTCCGACCCGCACGCCGAACTGGTCGAGACCGACGCCAAGTTCTCGCCGATGAAAGCCGCCTTGCGCGAAACACTGTGA
- a CDS encoding alpha/beta hydrolase: protein MPATRTRRPSDGPAVWTLTGTGATLALAMSWVALSPSLLPRNWWATGITVGLSAIVGYAVGTLVQAGWVALSRASKLTVSISPGWKRWLRRGWFGALVVLTAVSWWANVQRQQGLATSVGVSSAGWRGQSLGLLLGIVIFALLLGAGRTTLWIAHLIGHRLRLVLPGWLALLTTVSTVTLIVVLLARGAVILPLLDEITKAAAASNGITGSGRQPPVEPERSGSAASNESWESLGRQGRAVVADGPRAADIARVTGEPAMEPIRAYAGLSAGRDIEATAQAVVAELDRTNAWQRSYLMVATAVSNGWTEEYTLASVEYLTRGDVASASMQYSFLPSGVAYVIDRSSAAEAGRDLWQAIYQRWLQLPADHRPKLLVSGESMGAFGSQAAFDSPGELLDEAYGAVWAGTPRFTPLWAQLTAARRIGSPEVAPVIDNGRSIRFATNVAELEHDHFGGLYEPWQQHPRVVYLQNASDPVVWWSADLLWREPDWMREQTSNQSGATMTWMPWVTFWQITLDMPDALTPQAGQGHQYQSELIPVWNAVLGQPASDAELAAIAQAINASLVPR, encoded by the coding sequence GTGCCAGCGACCCGAACGCGCCGTCCCAGCGACGGGCCCGCAGTCTGGACGCTCACCGGCACCGGAGCCACCCTGGCGTTGGCCATGAGCTGGGTGGCGCTGTCGCCCAGCCTGCTGCCCCGCAACTGGTGGGCCACCGGTATCACCGTCGGATTGTCGGCGATCGTGGGCTACGCGGTCGGCACGCTCGTCCAAGCCGGCTGGGTGGCGCTCAGCCGGGCGTCCAAGCTCACCGTCAGCATCAGCCCCGGTTGGAAGCGGTGGTTGCGTCGCGGCTGGTTCGGTGCGCTGGTGGTGCTCACCGCCGTCTCATGGTGGGCCAATGTGCAACGCCAGCAGGGGCTGGCTACCAGCGTCGGAGTCTCCTCGGCCGGCTGGCGAGGACAGTCGCTCGGGCTGTTGCTGGGCATCGTCATCTTCGCGCTGCTGCTGGGCGCCGGCCGCACCACGCTGTGGATCGCTCACCTGATCGGGCATCGCCTGCGCCTCGTGCTGCCCGGCTGGCTGGCTCTACTCACCACGGTCAGCACCGTCACCCTGATCGTGGTTCTGCTCGCCCGCGGCGCTGTCATCTTGCCGCTGCTGGACGAGATCACCAAGGCTGCCGCGGCCAGCAACGGCATCACCGGGTCCGGGCGCCAGCCACCTGTCGAACCGGAGCGTTCGGGCAGTGCAGCCTCGAACGAGTCCTGGGAGTCCCTGGGACGCCAAGGCCGGGCCGTAGTCGCTGACGGCCCTCGCGCGGCGGACATCGCCCGCGTCACCGGCGAGCCGGCCATGGAACCGATCCGGGCATACGCGGGGCTGAGTGCGGGACGCGATATCGAGGCGACCGCCCAGGCCGTGGTCGCCGAACTCGACCGCACCAACGCGTGGCAGCGTTCCTATCTCATGGTCGCGACCGCCGTCAGCAACGGCTGGACCGAGGAGTACACGCTGGCGTCGGTCGAGTACCTGACCCGTGGCGATGTCGCCTCGGCCAGCATGCAGTATTCGTTCCTGCCCAGCGGCGTGGCCTACGTCATCGACCGCAGCAGCGCCGCAGAGGCCGGCCGGGACCTGTGGCAGGCCATCTACCAGCGCTGGCTGCAACTGCCGGCCGATCATCGTCCGAAGCTGCTGGTCAGCGGGGAATCGATGGGCGCCTTCGGCAGCCAGGCCGCCTTCGACTCGCCCGGCGAACTGCTGGACGAGGCCTACGGCGCGGTCTGGGCGGGCACTCCGCGCTTCACTCCGCTGTGGGCACAGCTGACCGCGGCCCGCCGGATCGGCTCCCCGGAGGTCGCCCCGGTGATCGACAACGGGCGCAGTATCCGATTCGCCACCAACGTGGCCGAGTTGGAGCACGACCATTTCGGCGGCCTGTACGAACCATGGCAGCAGCATCCCCGGGTCGTGTACCTGCAGAATGCGTCGGATCCGGTGGTCTGGTGGTCGGCGGATCTGCTGTGGCGCGAGCCGGACTGGATGCGGGAACAGACCAGCAACCAGTCGGGGGCCACGATGACCTGGATGCCGTGGGTGACGTTCTGGCAGATCACCCTCGACATGCCGGACGCCCTCACACCGCAGGCAGGTCAGGGACACCAGTACCAGAGCGAGCTGATCCCGGTCTGGAACGCCGTGCTCGGCCAACCGGCCTCGGACGCCGAACTGGCGGCGATCGCGCAGGCGATCAACGCTTCCCTGGTGCCCCGCTGA
- a CDS encoding DUF6297 family protein — MSRTSKRNRRQSKPKPQQAPRPEQAQPEPAAPEPVLYERQTAFADVEDFETGLADEKQLQLLMKDWRKGRATRTIWDMITDGYVVIFSLVVIMAMIVSGIMSVQQSAAGCSTSGCLTARGLLPWLVLTLVVVVGVSVSRIFGPVIASAAEGFWLLDAPVRRSRLLNRRLWAVVIGACAIGVVLGGAVTMVTGLSWTAIGTWAAAIGLATAAVVALAAIEQAAERTTVLAVLQAVISVLAMGVLVAMIAVASDWISLPIDPAHTEEFGVGVLAVAGVAAIVCSVIARRNLHNVRRTRLVSGGDLLSGMQGAMFALDFGLMRDIVVNRRWLAKGHVHPSKGRSSGRAALIWREVERLLRNPRGVVVLLVSAVVPYALLSLGLGNLTPAVSAIVLMFVMVPFFDSLRVLSRTRGLARAFPMSTSQLNGSLTVVPAVLALLWAIAAGPAFVLIGPDAPTPAGLGNGLMKGLITAVAGYIAAMRWVTAKSADYSSPMVATGFGALPPGLMFNLVRGFDVIALITLPVLFGWSPMISIVIAIICYMVLRSGGINTQDLMEQNEEAQRQLAAAKKGGGVSGQREKITYTRSKR, encoded by the coding sequence GTGAGTCGCACCAGCAAACGCAATCGGCGTCAGTCGAAACCCAAGCCCCAGCAGGCCCCCCGCCCCGAACAGGCACAGCCGGAGCCGGCCGCGCCCGAGCCCGTGCTCTACGAGCGTCAGACCGCGTTCGCCGACGTGGAGGACTTCGAGACCGGACTGGCCGACGAGAAGCAGCTTCAGCTGCTGATGAAGGACTGGCGCAAGGGCAGGGCCACCCGGACCATCTGGGACATGATCACCGACGGCTATGTGGTGATCTTCTCGCTGGTCGTCATCATGGCGATGATCGTCAGCGGCATCATGTCGGTTCAGCAATCGGCGGCCGGCTGCAGCACGTCCGGCTGCCTGACGGCGCGCGGTCTGCTGCCCTGGCTGGTTCTTACGCTGGTGGTCGTCGTCGGTGTCAGCGTGTCACGGATCTTCGGGCCGGTCATCGCCTCGGCCGCCGAGGGTTTCTGGCTGCTGGACGCCCCGGTGCGGCGCAGCCGACTGCTCAACCGGCGGCTGTGGGCCGTGGTGATCGGAGCCTGCGCGATCGGTGTGGTGCTGGGTGGTGCGGTCACCATGGTGACCGGACTCAGCTGGACCGCGATCGGCACCTGGGCAGCGGCGATCGGCCTGGCCACCGCCGCGGTGGTCGCTCTGGCGGCCATCGAACAGGCCGCCGAGCGCACCACCGTGCTGGCCGTGCTGCAGGCAGTGATCTCCGTGCTCGCGATGGGCGTGCTGGTCGCCATGATCGCGGTGGCCTCCGATTGGATCAGCCTGCCGATCGATCCGGCGCACACCGAGGAGTTCGGCGTGGGCGTGCTGGCCGTCGCTGGCGTGGCTGCCATCGTCTGCTCGGTGATCGCCCGCCGCAACCTGCACAATGTCCGGCGGACCCGCCTGGTCTCGGGCGGTGACCTGCTGTCGGGCATGCAAGGCGCCATGTTCGCGCTCGACTTCGGGCTGATGCGCGACATCGTGGTGAACCGCCGCTGGCTGGCGAAAGGCCATGTTCATCCGTCGAAGGGACGCTCGTCCGGACGCGCGGCGCTGATCTGGCGTGAGGTCGAGCGGCTGCTGCGCAATCCTCGCGGCGTGGTCGTCCTGCTGGTCAGCGCGGTGGTGCCCTACGCGCTGCTGTCGCTGGGATTGGGGAACCTGACCCCGGCGGTTTCGGCGATCGTGCTGATGTTCGTGATGGTGCCATTCTTCGACTCGTTGCGGGTGCTGAGCCGCACCCGGGGCCTGGCGCGAGCCTTCCCGATGTCCACTTCCCAGCTGAACGGTTCGCTGACGGTGGTGCCGGCCGTTCTGGCGCTGCTGTGGGCGATCGCCGCCGGACCCGCATTCGTGCTGATCGGGCCGGACGCCCCGACCCCCGCAGGGCTCGGCAACGGCCTGATGAAGGGTCTGATCACGGCGGTGGCCGGGTACATCGCGGCGATGCGCTGGGTGACGGCCAAGTCGGCCGACTACTCGTCCCCGATGGTGGCCACCGGCTTCGGTGCGCTGCCGCCCGGGCTGATGTTCAACCTGGTGCGTGGCTTCGACGTCATCGCCCTGATCACCCTGCCGGTGCTGTTCGGCTGGAGCCCGATGATCTCGATCGTGATCGCGATCATCTGTTACATGGTGTTGCGCTCCGGCGGTATCAATACCCAGGACCTGATGGAGCAGAACGAGGAGGCGCAGCGCCAGCTGGCCGCCGCCAAGAAGGGCGGCGGTGTCTCCGGGCAGCGGGAGAAGATCACCTACACCCGCAGCAAGCGCTGA
- a CDS encoding ABC transporter ATP-binding protein, whose product MGAMAKRETVLKVTDLMKKYGDHVIVDRFNLTVYSGEAVALTGRNGSGKSTVLRCIIGADRPSEGRVEAFGRKVSETDPAFRRDVATIVDDLDFFPDLSVVEHLDLLARAHGLADPDALVDEVLDEVQLVPQSAQLPGTLSSGQRRRLALATALVRPRKLLVMDEPEQRLDVEGVAWLGARLKHEMSKGLAIVMASHEPTLVNALGARIVRLGAAAEASESQVEPEYEL is encoded by the coding sequence ATGGGAGCCATGGCCAAGCGCGAGACGGTCCTCAAGGTGACCGACCTGATGAAGAAATATGGCGATCATGTGATCGTCGACCGATTCAACCTGACTGTGTACTCGGGTGAGGCTGTGGCATTGACCGGACGCAACGGTTCCGGTAAGTCGACCGTCCTGCGCTGCATCATCGGCGCCGATCGTCCCAGTGAGGGGCGGGTCGAGGCATTTGGACGCAAGGTCAGCGAAACCGACCCGGCATTCCGCCGCGATGTTGCCACCATCGTGGACGACCTGGATTTCTTCCCCGACCTGTCGGTCGTCGAGCATCTCGATCTGCTCGCGCGTGCCCACGGACTGGCCGATCCCGACGCGCTGGTCGACGAGGTGCTCGATGAGGTGCAACTCGTCCCGCAGTCGGCTCAGTTGCCCGGCACGCTGTCCAGTGGCCAGCGGCGCAGGCTCGCCCTGGCGACCGCCCTGGTCCGTCCGCGCAAGCTGCTGGTGATGGACGAACCCGAGCAGCGCCTCGACGTCGAGGGCGTCGCCTGGCTGGGCGCTCGGCTGAAGCATGAGATGAGCAAGGGCCTGGCGATCGTGATGGCCAGCCATGAGCCGACGCTGGTGAACGCGCTGGGGGCGCGGATCGTGCGCCTCGGTGCAGCCGCCGAGGCCAGCGAATCGCAGGTCGAACCGGAGTACGAGTTGTGA